TCTTCGAAGTAGTCGGACCAGACACCCAGATGGTGCTTGACGCTGTAGAGCAGGAAGAACACGCTGCTCAACACCAACAACATCATGAAAATATCGAAATAAGGCCGGATACGGGCGTGGGGGTTTTCCAGCAGATCGTATGCAGCTTTCTTGGCTTTCCGGTAGGCACTGGATTCTTCCAGTCCGTAAGCGAAGCGAATGGCGAGATCCGATAAAGCCATTACTCTGCCGCCACTTCCAGGCGTTCCGTCTGGGCCAGACGCACCCTGCGGCCATCGAGGGTCTCAAAGCTTCTTTCCTCCAACGACCCTCTGTAAGCCCGGTATTCACTACGATGCCCCGAGCGGCTATCGATGACCCAGACCTGCATCACCTGGTGCGCATCACGCCAGTACAGCCAAATCCCCAGGGCAGACCCCATGACCATGAGCGTAACCACTCCGAGAGCCAGCCCCTTCAACCAGGGACTGGCCGCTTTCTTTGGCGGTGCCTTGACGGGCATCCTGGCAGGCCGGCCACGGAAACGGGCCAACAACACCACTACCCCTATCACGGCCAGGGTAAAAACTATTTTCGTCAGCATGAACTGCCAGCAGCATCCTTTGTTATCATGAGCCCAAAGTAACACCATTGTGTGGATATGAAAACAGTCATCCCCCTTGTTCTGCTCCTGTTTCTGCTGGCTGGCTGCGATAGGCCGGAAAAGCCCACAGTGCCCCTGTACCTGGCCATGCAGCGAGGCGACATCGAGCAGATCGAGCGGCACATCGCCTGGGGTTCCGATATGAACCGGCTGAACCGGGATGGTTTCACTCCCCTGCAGGTAGCCGTACGCAATGGCCGCACAGCCATCGTCAAGCTGTTGCTGAAGCAGGGTGTGGATGTCGGGGTCAAGGACGCCCAGGGCCATGATGCCCTGTATCACGCCATACTTGGATCACACTTGCGTATTGCGGATCTGCTGCTCAAGTCGGGTGCCGACATGGATGCCAGCGCCCTGCTCCAGGCAGCAGCGCATCAGGGCATCAGTGAGAGGGAGATCTACCGCTACCTCAGTCGCCATGGCGCAGATATGAATCTGCGGGATGAGAACGGCGACACTCCCCTGTTGGTGGCGGTCCGACAGGGTAATCACAAACTGGCCAAGCATCTGGTGAGCTTCGGCGCCGATGTCACCATCACCGATGCCCGGGGAAAAACACCATTGGCCATTGCAAATTCCCTGGGTTTGCGGGATATTGCCCAACTTTTACAGCGCAACGGCGCAACCTGACGAGACATTCAGCATGGCAAGCACACCCGACGAGATCACTATCAGCTACAGCGAAGGCGGCCAGGAACTGGTCAAGGAACTGGACAAGCAGGTCCTGACCAAGGGCGCCTGGACGACTATCATCTTTCGCTACCAGGACTGGAACAACGCCAAGCAGGAATACGGCCCGGACAAGTTCACCATACGCCGTTACCAGAAGCGCAACGGCGAATACATGGCCAAGTCCAAATTCAATATATCCAGCAAGGATCAGGCCAGGAAAATCATCGATGCCCTGAATAACTGGATCGACGATTGACCCCCAGCGGGCAGTCCCTTGAAATAGGCGCCATACTCATGGGCCTGGCGGGCGGCCTGGCCATCTTCCTGTATGGCATGGAACTGCTCACCAACGCTCTCAAGGCGAGCACCGGCAAGCGCCTCAAAAACCTCCTGGCGCGCATGACCACCAACCGTTTCAAGGGCGTGGTGGCGGGCGCCCTGGTGACCGCCATTATCCAGTCATCCTCTGTGACCACGGTGCTGGTGGTGGGCTTCGTTTCTGCCGGACTGATGCATCTGCAGCAGTCGATTCCCATCATTATGGGCGCCAGTATCGGCACCACCATCACTGCGCAGATCATCGCCTTCAAGATCACCCACTTTGCCCTGCTTATCGTTGCCCTGGGCTTCGCCATGCAGTTTCTCAGCCGCAATGAGGTGATCCAGCGCACGGGTACCATGATCTTTGGTTTCGGCCTGATTTTCTTCGGCATGAGCCTCATGGGCGATGCCACTTCCCCCCTGCGGGACTACCCCCCTTTCATCAAATTCCTGCAGGAAATGAAACACCCCCTGTACGGTATCCTGGCCAGCGCCGCTTTTACCGCCGTGGTGCAAAGTTCCTCTGCCACCACGGGAGTGATCATCGTTCTCGCCACCCAGGGCCTGATCTCCCTGGATCAGGGCATCGCCCTGGTGTTCGGCGCCAATATCGGAACCTGCGTAACCGCCCTGCTGGCGTCTATCGGCAAATCCCGGGAGGCTCTGCGCACCGCCCTGGTGCATATCCTGTTCAACACCCTGGGGGTTATCGTCTGGTTCTGGTTCATTCCTGAGTTTGCCACCTTTATCCGGGATATCTCGCCTCAACACCCCGAACTTCAGGGAATAAAACGCCTGGCGGCAGAAACCCCCCGGCAGATCGCCAATGCCCATACCATGTTCAACGTGGGCAATACCATCCTGTTCATTGGATTCACCGCCTGGTTCGCCCGCCTCGTAACCTGGCTGGTGCCGGTCACCGAGGAGGAAAAGGCACACAAGGTCATGCCAAAATACCTGGACAAGACGCTCCTGGATACCCCATCCCTGGCCCTGGACCGGGTGCGCATGGAAATTGGCCGCATGGCGGAACACCTGCTGCCCATGCTGCGCAAAGGGGTGCAACTGGCCATGGATGGAAATGCCCGGGAACTGTCGGAACTGAACCATATGGATAGTGAAGTGGGCATGTTGCATGGTCCCATCCTCGACTATCTTCAGGAACTGTCCAAGGGAAACCTCAGTTCCCGGGAGGCGGAACTCGCCCATCACTACCTGGCTATCGCTTCCTATTATGAGAATATCGGCGACAGTCTCAAGCTGCACCTGATTCATGTAGGACGCAAACGACTGGCGGAAGGCCTGGTGGTGGGAGAGGAGACCCGCAAGCTTATCGAGGAAATGGTGGATACCCTCATACAGCTCCTGGAAAAGGCCACCCAGGCAGTGACCCGCATGAACAGAAAGCCGGCACGAAAGGTGGTGAAGGCAAAGACCGAGATCAACCGCCTGGCCGCAGACATCGAACGCCATGTGGTGCGCCGCATGACCGCTGATGCTCCCCGGCGTCGTCTCACCTACCAGACGGAAACTGAGCTACTGGAAGCCCTGAAACGGGTTTATTACTTTACCAAACGCATCGCCAAGGAAGTGCTGAATATGGATACGATTAAGAAGAAGGAGAAACAGGAAACCCCTTAACAGGATGTTGAAAAAGCCCTTCCCTGGGCTTTTTCAACTCGGAAAGACAAAAATGCGATTTTGTCTTTCCTCCATTTTCAATGACTTATCGCCATTGAAAATGGCCGCACATCCTTGTGCGGCAATCAGGCTGCCGAAAAACGGTGTTTTTCAACAGCCTGTTAAGCCCGGACACGGAGCCTTCCTTTATTGAACACCGATCTCGTCAGGCCAGTCCAGAAGAGCATTCACCACTTCCCGCTGCCTGGATGTCAGTTCAGGATCCACCACCAGGCGTGACAACTCCCGGCGATAGTCCTGCAAAACGATGCTGCCTCCACCTTCGTAATCCGTCAAACGCCGGAGACGATATTCCTCCCAGCGCTGCCGCTCTTCCGCTTCCAGGCTATCCGGCCAGTTGCGCGCCCGGTAGCGGAACAGCAGTTCCGCAAGCTTGCGGTCTTCGAAAACAGGATGAAAGTCCCGCAGTTGCCCGGGATCCTGGCGCAACACCTGTTCGCAAATCCGCCGGTCGTGGTTGGAGATGAAACTGCCATAGAGCGCCTGATCCGGATCACTCACGGGACTGAAGGGCTGTTCGCGGTACACTTGGCGAATCTTGTCCTCCAGATCCGGTTCTGCCAGGATCTGCTGTAAATGACGCTGTTCCCGCTGCGGATCCAGATCCCACTTCTCACGGGCCTCGCCTCCAAGGGTATTCACAGGCACCACTACGGGAGAATGATTGAGGCTGATCATCTTCAAGGGAATTCGCACTTCGTCCGGTTCCAGATCTTCCGTACGGGTATAGAGTTTTTCCCGTATCTGTTCCGCATTCAGTTCAAACAGGGGCCGGGGATCCACCCGCAAGTCATAGACAATGACCCCGTTTTTGTTGGCCGGATGCATGGCCAGGGGCACTACTACGGCAATACAGCCCAGGCGGGCCGGGTATTTGGCGGATACATGCACCACAGGACGCTTGTCGCGTATATTCAGCTGCTGTCCCAGTTTGCGTTTGTCACGGTTGTTGAACACATAGTCGAACAGGCGCGGCTGCTTTTCCTTTATCAGCCGGGCCATGGCGATGGTGGCACGCACATCCACCAGGGCGTCGTGAGCGCCTTCATGCTCGATACCATTGGCAGCGGTAAGTTTTTCCAGACGGAAGCTGGTGACACCATTTTCGTCCAACGGCCATTCAATGCCCTCCGGTCGCAGGGCATGAGCAAGACGCACCACATCGATGATGTCCCAGCGGGAATTGCCATTCTGCCACTCCCGGGCATAGGGATCATAGAAATTTCGGTACAGGCCGTAACGGGTGAACTCATCATCAAAGCGAATGCTGTTGTACCCCAGGGCACAGGTGCCCGGACGGGAGAGTTCATCGTTGATGGCCTTGAAGAAATCCGCCTCGCACACCCCTTCCGCCCTCGCCAGTTGCGGGGTGATGCCTGTGACCAGACAGGCACCCGGCTGCGGCAGCATGTCATCCGCCGGGCTTGCATAGACCATCAGGGGACGACCGATGGGATTGAAGTCCAGATCCGTACGCAAACCGGCAAACTGCACCGCCCGGTCCCGGCGCGGGTCTGTTCCCCAGGTTTCGTAATCATGCCAGTAGAAGCTCCTGGTCATACCTAACCTCTGAACAGGCGGGCGGCAAGGATTCCAGTCACCAGCACCCCCAGCCAAAACACGAATCCCGTCAGAGCATACAACCAACGTCGGCTCCAGCTCTCTTCGCGGTCTGCCGGGTGACCGAAGAAGCGGCAATGTATCCAGCGCCCGGTGTGCCGGGACAGCCAGCCAAAGACAGCGTCCATGCCAACAACGATAGCTACGAAAACCAGCAGATTGTGCATGCGAAATC
This sequence is a window from Thiolapillus brandeum. Protein-coding genes within it:
- the sbcB gene encoding exodeoxyribonuclease I, which encodes MTRSFYWHDYETWGTDPRRDRAVQFAGLRTDLDFNPIGRPLMVYASPADDMLPQPGACLVTGITPQLARAEGVCEADFFKAINDELSRPGTCALGYNSIRFDDEFTRYGLYRNFYDPYAREWQNGNSRWDIIDVVRLAHALRPEGIEWPLDENGVTSFRLEKLTAANGIEHEGAHDALVDVRATIAMARLIKEKQPRLFDYVFNNRDKRKLGQQLNIRDKRPVVHVSAKYPARLGCIAVVVPLAMHPANKNGVIVYDLRVDPRPLFELNAEQIREKLYTRTEDLEPDEVRIPLKMISLNHSPVVVPVNTLGGEAREKWDLDPQREQRHLQQILAEPDLEDKIRQVYREQPFSPVSDPDQALYGSFISNHDRRICEQVLRQDPGQLRDFHPVFEDRKLAELLFRYRARNWPDSLEAEERQRWEEYRLRRLTDYEGGGSIVLQDYRRELSRLVVDPELTSRQREVVNALLDWPDEIGVQ
- a CDS encoding Na/Pi cotransporter family protein, with product MTPSGQSLEIGAILMGLAGGLAIFLYGMELLTNALKASTGKRLKNLLARMTTNRFKGVVAGALVTAIIQSSSVTTVLVVGFVSAGLMHLQQSIPIIMGASIGTTITAQIIAFKITHFALLIVALGFAMQFLSRNEVIQRTGTMIFGFGLIFFGMSLMGDATSPLRDYPPFIKFLQEMKHPLYGILASAAFTAVVQSSSATTGVIIVLATQGLISLDQGIALVFGANIGTCVTALLASIGKSREALRTALVHILFNTLGVIVWFWFIPEFATFIRDISPQHPELQGIKRLAAETPRQIANAHTMFNVGNTILFIGFTAWFARLVTWLVPVTEEEKAHKVMPKYLDKTLLDTPSLALDRVRMEIGRMAEHLLPMLRKGVQLAMDGNARELSELNHMDSEVGMLHGPILDYLQELSKGNLSSREAELAHHYLAIASYYENIGDSLKLHLIHVGRKRLAEGLVVGEETRKLIEEMVDTLIQLLEKATQAVTRMNRKPARKVVKAKTEINRLAADIERHVVRRMTADAPRRRLTYQTETELLEALKRVYYFTKRIAKEVLNMDTIKKKEKQETP
- a CDS encoding ankyrin repeat domain-containing protein, which produces MKTVIPLVLLLFLLAGCDRPEKPTVPLYLAMQRGDIEQIERHIAWGSDMNRLNRDGFTPLQVAVRNGRTAIVKLLLKQGVDVGVKDAQGHDALYHAILGSHLRIADLLLKSGADMDASALLQAAAHQGISEREIYRYLSRHGADMNLRDENGDTPLLVAVRQGNHKLAKHLVSFGADVTITDARGKTPLAIANSLGLRDIAQLLQRNGAT